A genomic segment from Zerene cesonia ecotype Mississippi chromosome 7, Zerene_cesonia_1.1, whole genome shotgun sequence encodes:
- the LOC119840834 gene encoding beta-alanine transporter: MDFDAILQDVGEFGRYQKLVIYLVLLPAVIPCGFHAYAQLFMAGDVKHWCRVPELEGYDVELVKNLSIPLELRNGVLEYSQCNMYDLNYTDILNQYTTLEEAAVSEGTADIVPCRNGWMYENVVYQSTVVTEWNLVCNKNFYPTLGLVLLAVGGIIGNYIFGYLQDTIGRKPSFFIYLVIECIFGVATAFAQNYYVWIVYRFGVGFTVPAIMATPYVLAIELVGPKCRTLCTILSNIAYSMGLILLAGVVYLVRNWRHLALATTLPFVCFFLYIWPMPESPRWLLARGQFEKAEVILKKMARINGKSLPKNYMVHLRRKYESDKLKQDLEKEKSRKYGILDLFRTPNLRKKTIIITFIWFTNTSVYVGLSYYAPVLGGDEFLNFFLAGIVELPTYLFLWPSMERLGRRWTLCMSMVVGGIACLTTFLVQHETNVTLALYCVGKMGISSSFVVLPLMASELYPTVVRGLGMSLSSVLGMLGPIFIPLVNYLGSDIMVLPLIIMGALLVAGGIASLLLPETLNQHLPQTLEDGEKMGLDTDFCCNPPVKEAKNEEENDVPCKNCNALCSCQMVNMPLNENVNNEKDLDAVEFILVK, encoded by the exons ATGGACTTTGACGCAATACTCCAAGACGTTGGCGAATTTGGGCGCTACCAGAAACTGGTGATCTACCTAGTGCTACTGCCGGCCGTGATACCGTGCGGCTTCCACGCGTATGCACAGCTCTTCATGGCTGGTGATGTGAAGCACTGGTGCAGGGTACCGGAACTGGAGGGTTACGATGTGGAACTTGTGAAGAACTTGAG TATTCCATTAGAACTTCGGAACGGCGTTCTAGAATATTCACAATGCAATATGTACGATCTGAACTACACCGACATTTTGAACCAATACACAACACTCGAAGAGGCAGCTGTCAGCGAAGGAACTGCTGATATTGTACCCTGTAGAAACGGTTGGATGTATGAAAATGTAGTTTATCAAAGCACAGTTGTAACAGAA TGGAACCTGGTGTGCAACAAGAACTTTTATCCCACACTTGGGCTGGTACTCCTTGCAGTTGGCGGTATCATTGGAAACTACATATTTGGCTATCTTCAAGACACAATCGGCCGAAAGCCGTCTTTCTTCATATATCTTGTAATTGAATGTATATTTGGCGTGGCTACTGCGTTCGCGCAGAACTATTATGTTTGGATTGTATATAGATTCGGAGTGGGATTCACTGTTCCAGCAATAATGGCCACTCCGTATGTTTTGG caATTGAATTAGTGGGACCAAAATGTCGAACGCTCTGCACAATACTCTCAAATATTGCTTATTCCATGGGTCTCATCCTCTTGGCTGGCGTGGTCTACCTTGTGAGAAATTGGCGACACCTGGCGCTGGCTACGACGCTGCCTTTTGTATGCTTCTTCTTGTACATCTGGCCGATGCCAGAAAGTCCAAGATGGCTACTCGCGAGAGGTCAATTTGAAAAGGCTGAAGTTATCTTGAAGAAAATGGCCAG AATTAACGGAAAATCTCTACCAAAGAACTACATGGTACATCTTCGCCGTAAATACGAATCTGACAAACTTAAACAAGATCTCGAAAAAGAAAAGTCTAGAAAATATGGCATTCTAGACTTATTTAGAACACCGAATTTacgaaagaaaacaattatcatCACATTTATTTGGTTCACAAACACAAGTGTGTATGTCGGCTTGTCATATTACGCCCCGGTGTTGGGCGGGGATGAATTTTTGAACTTCTTTCTGGCGGGAATCGTGGAGTTGCCAACCTACTTATTTTTATGGCCGTCTATGGAACGTTTGGGTCGAAGATGGACGTTGTGTATGAGCATGGTAGTTGGCGGCATCGCGTGTCTGACTACGTTTTTAGTGCAGCACG AAACAAACGTTACACTTGCATTGTATTGCGTGGGAAAGATGGGTATTTCATCGTCATTTGTAGTGTTACCGCTGATGGCTTCTGAACTTTACCCAACAGTAGTAAGAGGTCTAGGAATGAGCTTAAGTTCAGTTTTGGGCATGTTGGGACCTATATTCATACCACTCGTTAACTATTTG ggCTCTGATATAATGGTTTTACCTTTGATCATCATGGGAGCATTACTGGTAGCAGGTGGAATAGCTAGCTTACTTCTTCCAGAAACGTTGAACCAGCATCTCCCGCAAACTTTAGAAGATGGAGAGAAAATGGGTCTTGACACAGATTTCTGTTGTAATCCACCAGTTAAGGAAGCTAAAAATGAGGAAGAAAATGATGTTCCATGCAAAAATTGCAATGCTCTGTGTTCATGTCAAATGGTTAATATGcctttaaatgaaaatgtaaataatgaaaaagatTTAGATGCTGTAGAGTTCATTTTAGTCAAGTGa